Within the Streptomyces vilmorinianum genome, the region TGGCGAGCAGCGCCTTGCCGAGCGAGGTGGAGTGGGCGGGCAGCCGGCGGCCGACCCGGGTGAACGGCCGCAGATAGTGCTGGGACTGACGGGTCGCCAGATACACCACGTTCGTGCCGTCGAGCCGCGCCAGGTGGATGGTCTCGGTGGTGTCGTCGGAGAGCCGGTCCAGGGTGGGGCGGGCGGCGGCCACCACCTCGTCGCCGTCGATGTACGAGGTGCCCACCAGCAGGGCCCGCACCCCGATGCCGTACCGCGTGCCGGTCGCGTCCGTCTCCACCCAGCCGAGCTCGACCAGGGTGCGCAGCAGCATGTACAGGCTGGACTTGGGGTAGCCGACGGCCTCCTGGACGGCGGCCAGCGAGTGCATGCCGGGGCGCCCGGCGAAGTACTCGAGCAGTTCCACCGTACGTACCGCGGACTTGACCTGAGCCCCGCCCGTGTCGGCAGTCGACATCGCCCTCGCCCCTCTCGCTGGTGCCTCTTGTGGAGACGGCACGCCCGTCAATAGAGTCCCGTTCATCTACAGGAACCTTGTTCAGAATAGCGAACAGAGCGTGAAGAGGGGTGTGGCGGTGGCAGCGGAACCAGTGTGGAGTGTGGACCCCCGGACGGGGAAGCCGCGGGAACAGGTTGCGGTGGAGGCCACAGCGGAGGAGATCGACCGGGCCGTCCGCGCCGCGTCCGCCGCCCGTGAGGCGCTCGCCGACCGTACGGCGCGGGCAGCCCTGCTCCGTGCCGCGGCCGACCTCCTCGACGAGGCGGGCGAGCACGTCATCGAGGCGGCCGACGCCGAGACCGCGCTCGGGCCGGTCCGGCTGACCGGTGAACTGGCCCGCACCACGGCCCAGTTGCGGTCCTTCGCGGACGTGGTCGACGAGGGCTCCTTCCTCGACGTCCGTATCGACCTGCCCGACCCGACGGCGATCCCGCCCCGGCCCGACCTGCGCCGCTGGAAGATTCCGCTCGGCGTCGTCGCCGTCTACGCGGCCAGCAACTTCCCGCTCGCGTTCTCCGTCCCCGGCGGGGACACCGCGAGCGCCCTCGCGGCCGGCTGCCCCGTCGTGATCAAGGCCCACCCGGACCACCCGGCGACCTCGGAGCTGTGCGCCTCCCTGCTGCGCCGGGCCGCGGCCGCGGTGGGGCTGCCGGAGGACGTGGTCGTCCTCGTCCACGGCTTCGACGCCGGGGTGGAGCTGGTCCGCCACCCGCTGGTCGCGGCGGCCGGCTTCACCGGTTCCGTACGCGGCGGGCGGGCGCTCTTCGACGCGGCGGCGGCCCGGCCCGTCCCCATCCCCTTCCACGGCGAGCTCGGCTCGCTCAACCCGGTCGTGATCACCGGCGCGGCCGCCGAGGAGCGCGCGGCGGAGATCGGCGCCGGACTCGCGGCGTCCATGACGATGGGCCAGGGCCAGTTCTGCACCAAGCCCGGCTTCGTCCTGGCGCCCACGGGCGAGGCGGGCGACCGGTTCGTCTCCGCCGTGACGGACGCCGTCAGCGAGACCGAGCCCGGCGTGATGCTCGACCACCGGATGCGGGGCTCGTTCGTCACCGGAACCCAGGAACGCGCCGAACTCCCCGGGGTCACCGCGCCGGTCCTGCCCGGCTCGGGCGGGGAGCACACGGTCAACGCGGGCTTCCTCACCGTGGACGCCGCAGCCCTGCTCAAGGGTGAGCACGACGCCCTCCTGGAGGAGTGCTTCGGCCCGGTGACCGTGGTCGCCCGCTACGACTCGCGGGAGGAGATCACCGGGGTCCTCTCCCGGCTCCCCGGAAACCTCACCGCCACCCTGCAGATGGCGGAGGAGGACCCCGACGCGGCCGGGCTGCTCGCCGAACTGACCCCGCTGGCGGGCCGCGTGCTGGTCAACGGCTGGCCGACCGGCGTCGCGGTGGCGGGCGCGCAGCACCACGGCGGGCCCTACCCGGCCACCACGTCCACCTCCACCTCGGTCGGCGCGACCGCGATCGAGCGCTGGCTGCGCCCGGTCACCTACCAGTCGACCCCGCAGCACCTGCTCCCGCCGGAGCTGCGCGACGACAACCCGCTGGGGCTGCCGCGCCGCTGACCCCCGGCCCGTACCGGGGGTCCCCGGGGCTCACACCCGCACCACGATCTTCCCGGTGTGGGTGTTGGTCTCCATCAGCCGGTGGGCGTCGGTGATCCGCTCCAGACCGTCGAAGGTCTCGGCGATCACCGGCGCCAGCGAGCCGTCGCGCAGCCCGGACCCGATGAACCCGGCCATCCGCCGCCGCCCCTCCGCCGTGCGCACCACCGCCCCGTTGGCGTATTCCCGCACGGTGAGCGGCCAGTTCAGGGACAGGGCGGCCGGCCGGTGGTCGAGCCAGCCGTACAGGACGGCCGTGCCGCCCGGCTCCAAGGCATCGCCGAGCCGGGCGAACCCCGGCCCGCCGACGGCGTCGAAGACCACCTGCGCGCCCCGGCCCCCGGTGATCCGCCCGACCTCCTTCACCACGTCCTCGCTGTCGGTCGTGATCACGTGCGCCGCGCCCAGGTCGAGCAGCCGCTGCCGCTTCCCCTCGCCCCGCGTCGTGGCGACCGGGACCGCCCCGGCCCGCAGCGCCACCTGGACGGCTGCCGTACCGACCCCGCTGGACGCCCCGGTGATCACCACGTGGTCGCCCGGACGCAGCCCGCCCGCCTCCACCATGCCGCCGTACGCGGTGGAGTACGTCAGCCACGAGGCGGCCGCGGTCACGGCGTCCACGCCCTCCGGCCGGCGCACCACGTACTCCTCGGGGAGCACGACCCGCTCCGCGTGCACCCCGTGCACCCCGAAGTCGAAGTTGGCTGCGGCCATGACCGGGTCGCCCGCCGCGTACGCGGTGACGCCTTCGCCGACAGCCTCCACCACGCCCGCCGCCTCGTAGCCGAGCCGGGAGCCGGGGAGCGTCGCCGGGTAGTAGTAGGTGCCCGCGCGGAAGAGCGCGTCGGCGCGGTTGAGGCCGATCGCCTCGACCCGGAAGAGCACCTCGCCGGGGCCGGGAGCGGGAAGGGGGACGTCCTCGACCCGGAGCATCTCGGGGCCGCCGATCTCGTGGAAGAGCACCGCACTTGTCATCTGGTGAGTCGTCATGCGATCGACCGTAGGCAGGCGTGGTGAGACGATCCATGTCTCGTCGACTCCCCTCCATGTCCGCACGTCTCGCGGTACGGTGCGGGCATGGACGTACTGAGCGATGCCGTCACGGCCATGCGCACCGGGCGGCCGCACTCCTCCCGTACCGTCAACTCCGGCCCCTGGGGCTTCCGTTTCCCCCCGGGGAAGGGCGCCGGATTCCATGTGCTGGTCCAGGGCTCCGCGTGGCTGATCCCGCCGGACGGCGACGAGCCCGTCGAACTCCGCCCCGGCGACGTGGTGCTCCTCGCCCACGGCACCGGCCACGGGCTCGCCGGCCGGCCCGACAACCCGCTCGTCGACGCCGTGCAGGCCCCCGACGGTTCGTGGCCCACCCCGCCCGACCGCGCACCGGCCGCCGCGGACGAGACCCTGCTGCTGTGCGGCGCCTACCAGGTGAGCCGGGCCCGGGCCCATCCGCTCTTCACCGAGCTGCCGCCCTTCGTGCACATCCCCGCACGGACCGGCGCCCACCCCCGGCTGCGCGCCGCCGTCGACCTGCTCGGTGCCGAACTGGCCGACCCGCAGCCGGGATCCGACGCGCTCGTGCCCGCCCTGCTCGACACCCTGCTGCTTCTGCTGCTGC harbors:
- a CDS encoding AraC family transcriptional regulator encodes the protein MDVLSDAVTAMRTGRPHSSRTVNSGPWGFRFPPGKGAGFHVLVQGSAWLIPPDGDEPVELRPGDVVLLAHGTGHGLAGRPDNPLVDAVQAPDGSWPTPPDRAPAAADETLLLCGAYQVSRARAHPLFTELPPFVHIPARTGAHPRLRAAVDLLGAELADPQPGSDALVPALLDTLLLLLLRTWWLTERPDRASGWSAALSDPAVTAALRAIHADPARPWTVEELGAEGGLSRAAFARRFTTLVGQPPLAYLTWWRMTTAGRLLRADDRPLRAVAQQSGYTSEFSFAKAFKRQYGMAPGQYRRRPAAASPQDSSVPGTPR
- a CDS encoding zinc-dependent alcohol dehydrogenase family protein; this encodes MTTHQMTSAVLFHEIGGPEMLRVEDVPLPAPGPGEVLFRVEAIGLNRADALFRAGTYYYPATLPGSRLGYEAAGVVEAVGEGVTAYAAGDPVMAAANFDFGVHGVHAERVVLPEEYVVRRPEGVDAVTAAASWLTYSTAYGGMVEAGGLRPGDHVVITGASSGVGTAAVQVALRAGAVPVATTRGEGKRQRLLDLGAAHVITTDSEDVVKEVGRITGGRGAQVVFDAVGGPGFARLGDALEPGGTAVLYGWLDHRPAALSLNWPLTVREYANGAVVRTAEGRRRMAGFIGSGLRDGSLAPVIAETFDGLERITDAHRLMETNTHTGKIVVRV
- a CDS encoding aldehyde dehydrogenase (NADP(+)), translated to MAAEPVWSVDPRTGKPREQVAVEATAEEIDRAVRAASAAREALADRTARAALLRAAADLLDEAGEHVIEAADAETALGPVRLTGELARTTAQLRSFADVVDEGSFLDVRIDLPDPTAIPPRPDLRRWKIPLGVVAVYAASNFPLAFSVPGGDTASALAAGCPVVIKAHPDHPATSELCASLLRRAAAAVGLPEDVVVLVHGFDAGVELVRHPLVAAAGFTGSVRGGRALFDAAAARPVPIPFHGELGSLNPVVITGAAAEERAAEIGAGLAASMTMGQGQFCTKPGFVLAPTGEAGDRFVSAVTDAVSETEPGVMLDHRMRGSFVTGTQERAELPGVTAPVLPGSGGEHTVNAGFLTVDAAALLKGEHDALLEECFGPVTVVARYDSREEITGVLSRLPGNLTATLQMAEEDPDAAGLLAELTPLAGRVLVNGWPTGVAVAGAQHHGGPYPATTSTSTSVGATAIERWLRPVTYQSTPQHLLPPELRDDNPLGLPRR
- a CDS encoding IclR family transcriptional regulator — protein: MSTADTGGAQVKSAVRTVELLEYFAGRPGMHSLAAVQEAVGYPKSSLYMLLRTLVELGWVETDATGTRYGIGVRALLVGTSYIDGDEVVAAARPTLDRLSDDTTETIHLARLDGTNVVYLATRQSQHYLRPFTRVGRRLPAHSTSLGKALLATHSDEQVRKLLPETLPALTEHTITDREKLIEELHLVREQGYAVDREENTLGLRCFGIAIPYRTPARDAISCSVPVARLTPGHEQMIKDALFDARDRLTLATRRL